A stretch of Oncorhynchus nerka isolate Pitt River unplaced genomic scaffold, Oner_Uvic_2.0 unplaced_scaffold_7634, whole genome shotgun sequence DNA encodes these proteins:
- the LOC135566079 gene encoding E3 ubiquitin-protein ligase HERC2-like, translated as DGPAPGLGRVIGELGEDGWIRVQWDTSSTNSYRMGKEGKYDLKLSEPPPASQPATEDSDTEDDTEGEVLDKSAHPTAMLLTSTVNLLKTLSLSAGIYSEVMQTDATRTLCGLLRMLVESGANDKTGCPSHRLVSREQHRSWCTLGFIRSVALQPQMCSSLSTSAWIGLLIRIVEGQQSCNAVTLQRQ; from the exons GACGGTCCTGCGCCGGGTCTGGGCCGGGTGATAGGGGAGCTGGGTGAGGATGGGTGGATTAGGGTCCAATGGGATACCAGCAGTACCAACTCCTACAGGATGGGGAAGGAAGGAAAATACGACCTGAAACTGTCAGAGCCACCGCCTGCCTCCCAGCCTGCTACTGAAGACTCTGACACCGAGGATGACACTG AAGGAGAGGTGCTGGATAAGAGTGCCCACCCTACAGCCATGTTGTTAACCAGCACAGTGAACCTGTTGaagaccctgtctctgtctgctggGATCTACTCCGAGGTGATGCAGACAGACGCCACACGGACCCTCTGTGGTCTTCTCCGCATGCTGGTGGAGAGTGGAGCCAACGATAAGACCG GTTGTCCATCTCACCGGCTGGTGTCCAGGGAGCAGCATCGTAGCTGGTGTACTCTGGGTTTCATCCGCAGCGTGGCCCTCCAGCCTCAGATGTGTTCTTCTCTCAGTACTTCGGCCTGGATCGGTCTGCTGATCCGCATTGTAGAGGGACAACAGTCCTGTAATGCTGTTACTCTGCAGAGACAG